In the Flavisolibacter tropicus genome, one interval contains:
- a CDS encoding lamin tail domain-containing protein produces the protein MRTILVCLLALLPVSRLFAQVKDDFSDGDLSINPTWLGTLTNWKINTTGQLQSNNTTANSSYFLSTINELATDAQWEFTLRLQFNTSSANYIDVFLIASAEDLSANTTTGYFVRIGNTQDEVALYRKDGSSSTKIIDGVDGITNTSDNTLRIKVLRTAGVFVLYRDASGTGSTFTEEGVAADNTYTTSTHFGISVKQSTSSFFQKHYFDDISIVPYTPDVTPPAIASLIALSPTNIDVLFSEPVERSSSETLTNYNVNSLGIPTTSKLDFDNLALVHLAFATPLTNGTTYTLTINGIKDIAGNTLNRGTGTFSHYTPQRFDVIIDEIMADPTPPIDLPNVEYIELKNISGRSLNLEGWRLYTLTSTSGSFPSYTLPADSFLVVTTTSGAALFPKYLRVLGVSSFPSLANDGTTLSLRSKNQTLIHAVAYEKAWYGEEKEEGGWSLEMIDPQNPCTSAANWKASTHSSGGTPGQKNAVHGLNSDNTPPVLLQVYPIGTDTLVLRFNEPLDSASAATMVNYTISGNTVTGIKLEAPLFQTVYLKLGAPLKANTTYTIKSTNIKDCKGNAGESTVITGIPEAAAALDIVINEILFNPAPNGDDYVELYNNSNKLIDAKDLFIANRNSTGAIASKKQLTTNSFFIAPGAYVVVTENKAGLSLRYHVKQPEAVLELSTLPSFPDDKGTVVLLNQAGTVLDEVIYNSSWHFDLIANPEGVSLERLDPKGVSQEANNWHSAASTAGYGTPTYKNSQYKQVEEGHTLINITPKVFSPDNDGYDDIAFIQYQAIEPGWVANITLFDVRGVPVRYLVKNGTMGLKGNWIWDGLNEQHQKLPVGTYIVLIELFNLEGKRERFKETVVLARKV, from the coding sequence ATGAGAACGATACTCGTTTGCCTGCTGGCGCTCCTGCCCGTATCACGCCTCTTTGCCCAGGTAAAAGATGACTTTTCCGATGGAGATCTTAGTATCAACCCTACCTGGCTGGGTACGCTGACCAACTGGAAAATAAATACTACGGGTCAATTGCAAAGCAATAACACCACCGCTAACAGCAGCTATTTCTTGAGCACAATCAATGAACTGGCCACCGACGCGCAGTGGGAATTTACCCTACGACTGCAATTCAATACCTCCTCTGCTAATTATATAGATGTTTTTCTTATTGCTTCTGCCGAAGATCTTAGTGCTAACACCACTACCGGTTATTTTGTGCGCATTGGTAATACGCAGGATGAAGTAGCTCTATACAGGAAAGATGGCAGCAGTAGTACCAAGATCATTGATGGTGTGGATGGTATTACCAATACCAGCGATAATACACTGCGCATAAAAGTGTTGCGCACAGCTGGCGTTTTTGTTTTATACCGCGATGCATCGGGCACAGGTAGTACGTTTACGGAAGAAGGAGTTGCGGCAGACAATACCTATACCACCTCTACTCACTTTGGCATTTCGGTAAAGCAAAGCACATCTTCCTTCTTTCAAAAACATTACTTTGACGATATTTCAATTGTTCCTTACACACCCGATGTAACACCGCCAGCCATTGCATCGCTTATCGCCCTTTCACCAACTAATATTGATGTATTATTCTCAGAACCGGTAGAGCGTTCCAGCAGTGAGACACTCACCAATTACAATGTCAATAGTTTGGGAATACCAACCACTTCAAAGCTGGACTTTGACAACCTGGCTTTGGTGCATTTAGCTTTTGCTACACCGCTTACTAACGGCACTACCTATACGCTAACAATTAACGGCATTAAAGACATAGCTGGTAATACACTTAACAGAGGCACCGGTACATTTAGTCACTATACTCCCCAACGTTTTGATGTGATCATAGACGAGATCATGGCCGATCCCACACCACCTATCGACTTGCCCAATGTGGAGTACATAGAACTGAAAAATATTAGTGGAAGAAGTCTTAACCTTGAGGGCTGGCGATTATATACCCTTACTTCAACGAGTGGATCATTTCCCTCATATACGCTGCCGGCAGATAGTTTTTTAGTTGTTACAACCACATCTGGCGCTGCCCTATTTCCCAAATATTTGCGCGTATTGGGCGTAAGCAGTTTCCCTAGTTTGGCGAATGATGGTACTACCCTATCACTGCGTTCTAAAAACCAAACGCTGATCCATGCAGTAGCATATGAGAAGGCGTGGTATGGCGAAGAAAAAGAAGAAGGCGGCTGGAGCCTGGAAATGATTGACCCTCAAAATCCCTGTACCAGTGCTGCTAATTGGAAAGCCAGTACACATAGCAGCGGCGGCACACCCGGCCAAAAGAATGCAGTGCATGGATTGAATAGCGATAATACGCCGCCTGTATTATTGCAGGTATATCCCATTGGTACTGATACCTTGGTATTGCGCTTCAACGAACCATTAGATAGTGCATCAGCAGCTACGATGGTAAACTATACCATTAGTGGAAATACCGTTACAGGAATAAAACTAGAAGCACCGTTATTTCAGACGGTATATCTAAAACTAGGAGCACCCCTAAAAGCGAACACTACTTACACCATCAAGAGCACCAACATAAAAGACTGTAAAGGCAATGCAGGCGAAAGCACTGTTATTACCGGTATCCCAGAAGCTGCGGCAGCTTTGGATATAGTGATCAACGAGATACTTTTTAATCCGGCACCTAACGGTGATGACTATGTAGAACTGTATAATAACAGCAACAAACTGATAGATGCCAAAGACTTGTTTATTGCCAACCGGAACAGTACTGGCGCTATTGCTTCTAAAAAGCAGCTCACCACCAATTCTTTCTTTATTGCGCCGGGTGCGTATGTGGTTGTTACTGAAAACAAAGCCGGACTTTCACTTCGCTACCATGTAAAACAACCAGAAGCAGTTTTAGAACTTTCTACCCTTCCCTCTTTTCCTGATGACAAAGGAACAGTAGTGCTACTAAACCAAGCCGGCACCGTACTGGATGAAGTGATCTACAATTCCAGCTGGCATTTTGATTTGATTGCAAACCCCGAAGGCGTATCCTTGGAACGTTTAGATCCTAAAGGGGTATCACAGGAAGCCAACAACTGGCACTCCGCAGCGTCTACAGCGGGCTATGGTACTCCTACTTATAAGAACAGCCAGTACAAACAAGTGGAAGAGGGTCATACGCTAATCAACATCACACCTAAGGTCTTTTCGCCAGACAACGATGGTTATGATGATATCGCGTTCATCCAATACCAAGCAATAGAGCCCGGCTGGGTAGCCAACATAACCCTCTTTGATGTAAGAGGTGTGCCCGTTCGTTACCTGGTAAAGAATGGCACGATGGGGCTAAAGGGCAACTGGATCTGGGATGGGCTAAATGAACAACATCAGAAACTACCTGTAGGCACCTACATTGTTCTTATTGAATTGTTCAATTTGGAGGGGAAGAGGGAGCGGTTTAAAGAGACGGTGGTGTTGGCGAGAAAAGTCTGA
- a CDS encoding aspartate-semialdehyde dehydrogenase — protein sequence MKVAVVGATGLVGTKMLQVLAERNFPVTELIPVASERSVGKEVTFKGKTYKVVGMQEGIAAKPAVALFSAGGSTSLEWAPKFAEAGITVIDNSSAWRMHPDKPLVVPEVNASVLTATDKIIANPNCSTIQMVVALKPLHEKYKIKRVIVSTYQSVTGTGKKAVDQLNNERAGKEGEMAYKYQIDLNAIPQIDVFMDNGYTKEEMKMVNETKKIMMDDSIKVTATTVRIPVMGGHSESVNVEFENEYDLADLKKVLSEAPGVVVQDDVDQQVYPMPLWAHEKDEVFVGRLRRDETQPRTLNMWIVSDNLRKGAATNAVQIAEYLMGKALLG from the coding sequence ATGAAAGTAGCCGTAGTAGGTGCCACTGGTTTAGTGGGCACAAAAATGTTACAGGTGTTGGCCGAGCGCAACTTCCCTGTAACCGAGTTAATACCTGTAGCCTCAGAGCGTTCAGTAGGCAAAGAAGTAACCTTTAAGGGTAAGACTTATAAGGTTGTAGGTATGCAAGAAGGTATTGCGGCGAAACCAGCAGTGGCATTGTTTTCCGCAGGTGGCAGCACCTCTCTTGAGTGGGCGCCTAAGTTTGCAGAAGCCGGCATTACTGTTATTGATAATTCCTCTGCCTGGCGCATGCATCCCGACAAGCCATTGGTAGTACCCGAAGTAAATGCCAGTGTATTAACAGCAACTGATAAGATCATTGCTAATCCTAATTGTTCTACCATTCAAATGGTAGTAGCCTTAAAACCCTTGCACGAAAAATATAAGATCAAGCGTGTGATAGTAAGTACGTACCAGAGCGTAACCGGTACTGGTAAAAAAGCGGTTGATCAGCTGAATAATGAGCGTGCAGGAAAAGAAGGGGAAATGGCCTATAAATACCAGATCGACCTGAATGCTATTCCACAGATCGATGTGTTTATGGATAATGGCTACACCAAAGAAGAAATGAAAATGGTGAACGAGACCAAGAAGATCATGATGGATGACAGCATTAAAGTAACCGCTACTACCGTGCGTATTCCAGTGATGGGTGGACACAGTGAAAGCGTGAATGTAGAGTTTGAAAACGAATATGATCTGGCCGATCTAAAAAAGGTACTAAGCGAAGCACCAGGTGTTGTTGTACAAGATGATGTTGATCAGCAAGTATACCCAATGCCGCTGTGGGCGCATGAAAAAGATGAGGTGTTTGTAGGTCGTCTACGTCGCGATGAAACACAGCCTCGCACATTGAATATGTGGATTGTAAGTGACAACTTACGTAAAGGCGCTGCTACCAATGCCGTGCAGATTGCAGAGTATTTGATGGGTAAAGCTTTATTGGGTTAA
- a CDS encoding oxidoreductase, with amino-acid sequence MAKVWFLTGASSGLGEALAQAIIDKGDMVAATFRSEEQAIAFNNQHPERGIGLVLDVTATDKIKAVVARAYTHFGSIDVLVNNAGYGTVGAIEEFSLEEIRQQMETNFFGTVAVTKEVLPIMREKRSGHIVQLSSVSGIRALGGFGIYNASKFALEGFSEALAQEVAPFNIRVTIVEPGPFRTQFAGTSIKMPQKRLEDYQHTPVGTMYKYIQEANGKQEGDPVKGARAIVDFVYSDNESLRLPLGQLALAGIKAKLQSVQKDLEANEAVAASVIFSETGAHKS; translated from the coding sequence ATGGCAAAGGTTTGGTTCTTAACAGGCGCTTCCAGTGGTTTGGGAGAGGCTCTTGCACAGGCAATTATTGATAAAGGAGATATGGTCGCAGCTACGTTTCGCAGCGAAGAACAGGCCATTGCATTTAATAATCAACACCCGGAACGAGGTATTGGGCTTGTCTTAGATGTAACAGCAACAGACAAGATCAAGGCCGTAGTAGCCAGGGCCTATACACATTTTGGTTCTATTGATGTATTAGTTAATAATGCCGGCTATGGTACTGTTGGTGCCATTGAAGAGTTTAGTTTGGAAGAAATACGCCAGCAAATGGAAACCAACTTCTTTGGCACTGTAGCCGTAACCAAAGAAGTGCTACCGATAATGCGGGAGAAAAGAAGTGGCCATATTGTGCAACTCTCTTCCGTGTCTGGCATCCGGGCACTGGGAGGTTTTGGTATTTATAACGCCAGCAAGTTTGCACTGGAAGGTTTTAGTGAAGCCCTGGCGCAGGAAGTAGCTCCTTTCAATATCCGTGTCACCATAGTAGAGCCAGGCCCCTTCCGCACCCAATTTGCCGGCACCTCTATTAAAATGCCGCAAAAAAGACTGGAAGACTACCAGCATACTCCAGTAGGAACTATGTACAAGTATATACAGGAGGCCAATGGCAAACAAGAAGGCGATCCGGTTAAAGGCGCTCGAGCCATTGTAGACTTTGTTTATAGCGATAATGAGTCCTTACGTTTGCCGCTGGGCCAATTAGCATTGGCTGGAATTAAGGCCAAACTTCAGTCCGTACAAAAGGATCTGGAAGCGAATGAAGCGGTGGCGGCATCGGTCATTTTTTCTGAAACAGGGGCTCATAAGAGTTGA
- a CDS encoding DUF2461 domain-containing protein translates to MLEPQTLTFLKQLKKNNNKPWFDAHRAQYEAARIDFQNFIQLVIDRLQQSDPSITGTIARNCMFRINRDIRFSNDKTPYKTNFGASIKTGGRKSGLAGYYFHLEPGSSFVGGGLWMPEAPALKAVRQEIDYNWDEFQAIIKAKTFQKNFGDVYSADEIRLSTVPKGYEKDNPAIEYLKLKSFIAETSITDEELFTASLHKKTVAAFEALQPLLQFINRAITD, encoded by the coding sequence ATGCTTGAACCACAGACCCTTACCTTTTTAAAACAGCTCAAGAAGAATAATAACAAACCTTGGTTTGATGCACACCGCGCGCAGTATGAAGCCGCGCGTATAGACTTTCAGAATTTTATTCAATTGGTCATTGACCGCTTGCAACAAAGCGACCCGTCTATTACAGGCACTATAGCCCGGAATTGTATGTTCCGCATCAACCGCGACATCCGCTTCTCTAACGACAAAACGCCTTACAAGACCAACTTTGGTGCTAGTATTAAAACAGGCGGCCGCAAGTCGGGACTGGCAGGCTATTATTTTCACCTGGAGCCCGGTAGCAGCTTTGTAGGAGGTGGCCTGTGGATGCCCGAAGCCCCTGCATTAAAAGCTGTACGCCAGGAGATCGATTATAACTGGGATGAGTTTCAAGCTATCATAAAAGCCAAGACCTTTCAGAAGAACTTTGGGGATGTGTATTCAGCCGATGAGATACGCTTATCTACTGTACCGAAAGGCTATGAAAAAGATAACCCTGCTATTGAATATTTAAAACTAAAAAGCTTTATTGCCGAAACATCCATAACCGACGAAGAACTCTTCACCGCTTCATTGCACAAAAAAACAGTAGCTGCTTTTGAGGCCCTGCAACCATTACTACAGTTTATCAACAGAGCAATAACGGATTAA
- a CDS encoding NUMOD4 domain-containing protein translates to MINKQPGEVWKPLVFSGSGALRNRYAVSSHGRIASYKEDILKDGKLLNGSITTGYRTLNLHRPGNKGTLYIHRELARLFLKRTSPKYKFVIHKNHDKLDNNIKNLQWATLDEMIEHQQGSPAKIAYKEKQANRTVGLKLTATQVRRIKDQLNNKNRRLTIKQIADKYAVSEMTLYRIKSGENWSRV, encoded by the coding sequence ATGATAAATAAACAACCCGGCGAAGTGTGGAAACCACTTGTTTTTAGCGGCAGTGGTGCGTTACGCAACCGTTATGCTGTTTCCTCACACGGACGTATCGCCTCTTATAAAGAAGATATTTTAAAAGACGGTAAGCTACTAAACGGCTCTATTACAACGGGCTACCGTACGCTAAATTTACACCGTCCCGGTAATAAGGGCACCTTGTACATCCACCGCGAGCTGGCCCGTTTGTTCCTGAAAAGGACATCGCCCAAGTACAAGTTCGTGATCCACAAGAACCACGACAAGCTCGACAATAACATCAAGAACCTGCAGTGGGCTACATTGGATGAGATGATTGAACATCAACAAGGCAGCCCGGCTAAGATTGCTTACAAAGAAAAGCAAGCTAACCGCACAGTAGGCTTGAAACTAACCGCTACGCAAGTACGAAGAATCAAAGACCAGCTGAACAATAAGAACCGTCGTTTGACTATTAAGCAGATTGCCGACAAATATGCTGTAAGTGAAATGACCTTATACCGCATTAAAAGCGGCGAGAACTGGTCAAGAGTATAG
- the ligA gene encoding NAD-dependent DNA ligase LigA: MTDRVKELQQHTVALLKTAKAEGITPSAINTLREVLRFHEYRYYIQNDPLVSDFEYDTLYKSLEKLETENPDLITSDSPTQRVGKGLTKEFPTVQHLVPMLSLDNSYNSDDLLDFDRKARELTGESVIEYCVEPKFDGASISLLYEDDRLVRGATRGDGVYGDDITPNIRQIRTIPLSAHFATYGLDTVEIRGEVLINKNNFAKFNEAVVEAGGQPLANPRNAASGTLRIKDPLEVGRRKLEAFTYSLGYFSILPGHEGPHTHSETLEMLWNLGFRSPNKEKKVFNGIQAVIDYCTEFEAHRDDLPYEIDGMVIKVNRFDLQDKMGMTTHHPRWAIAYKFKARQATSKLLRVEYQVGRTGNIGPVAKIEPVAIGGVTVSSISLFNEDNIRDKDLRIGDTVLVERAGDVIPYIVKSMHELRTGNEQVIQFPRNCPACGDELYRAEEEAAWRCTNINCSAQVLERLFHFASKDAMDIRGLGEANIEKFYNLGLLCTIPQIYQLDYEKIGTLEGFGPKSITNLQTAIANSKNQPLHRLMFALGVRHVGETMAKTLAHAVNHLLDLQRFTEADLMNLEDVGPKVANSVFTFFQNDDNIKMLQELEGLGLQLVNAKKDFGNGGNLEGQTFLFTGSMVKLKRSEAEALVEENGGKIVSGVSSKLNYLVVGEDAGSKLEKAKKITSIKIITEDQFLRMIGKV, from the coding sequence ATGACAGACCGCGTAAAAGAATTACAACAGCACACAGTAGCCCTACTAAAAACTGCCAAAGCAGAAGGCATTACTCCCTCTGCTATCAATACCCTGCGTGAAGTACTCCGTTTTCATGAGTACCGCTATTATATACAAAACGACCCGCTGGTCTCTGACTTTGAGTACGATACCCTGTACAAAAGTTTGGAAAAGCTGGAAACCGAAAACCCCGACCTGATCACTTCCGATTCACCCACTCAGCGTGTGGGTAAGGGATTGACCAAGGAGTTTCCAACGGTGCAACATTTGGTACCCATGCTGTCGTTAGACAACTCTTATAACAGTGATGACCTGTTAGACTTTGACCGTAAAGCACGGGAACTAACTGGTGAGTCGGTCATTGAATATTGTGTAGAGCCCAAGTTTGACGGAGCCTCTATATCACTCCTATATGAAGACGACCGGCTGGTTCGTGGCGCCACACGCGGTGATGGCGTATATGGGGATGATATTACACCCAACATTCGCCAGATCCGCACCATTCCCTTAAGTGCGCACTTTGCTACTTATGGTTTAGACACCGTAGAGATCCGCGGAGAGGTACTGATCAACAAGAACAATTTTGCCAAGTTTAATGAAGCTGTAGTAGAAGCTGGTGGACAGCCATTAGCCAATCCACGTAATGCAGCGTCTGGTACCTTACGTATTAAAGACCCTTTGGAAGTGGGCCGTCGTAAGTTGGAAGCTTTTACATATAGCCTGGGTTACTTCTCTATCCTACCGGGACATGAAGGACCTCATACGCACTCCGAAACATTGGAGATGCTGTGGAACCTGGGTTTCCGCAGTCCCAATAAAGAAAAGAAGGTATTCAACGGCATACAAGCTGTAATCGATTATTGTACCGAGTTTGAAGCACACCGTGATGATCTGCCTTATGAAATAGATGGCATGGTGATCAAGGTTAACCGCTTTGACCTACAGGATAAAATGGGTATGACCACCCACCACCCTCGCTGGGCCATAGCCTACAAGTTCAAAGCTCGTCAGGCCACCAGCAAACTTCTTAGAGTAGAATATCAGGTAGGTAGAACTGGTAATATTGGCCCTGTAGCCAAGATAGAACCGGTAGCTATAGGTGGTGTTACCGTTTCTTCTATTTCCTTATTTAACGAAGACAATATCCGTGATAAGGATCTTCGTATAGGCGATACCGTATTAGTAGAGCGGGCTGGCGATGTGATACCTTATATTGTTAAATCCATGCATGAGTTACGCACCGGTAATGAACAAGTCATTCAGTTTCCCCGTAACTGTCCAGCTTGTGGTGATGAGTTATACCGTGCGGAGGAAGAAGCGGCCTGGCGTTGTACAAACATCAACTGTTCAGCCCAGGTGCTAGAGCGCCTCTTCCATTTTGCCTCAAAAGATGCTATGGACATTCGTGGCTTGGGTGAAGCTAATATTGAGAAGTTTTATAATCTGGGACTGTTGTGCACCATACCACAGATTTACCAGCTGGACTATGAGAAAATAGGAACCCTTGAAGGCTTTGGTCCCAAATCAATTACTAATCTGCAAACAGCAATTGCCAACTCCAAGAATCAACCTTTACACCGATTGATGTTTGCCCTGGGCGTGCGCCATGTAGGTGAAACGATGGCTAAAACCTTAGCGCATGCAGTGAACCATCTGCTTGACCTACAGCGCTTTACAGAGGCTGACCTGATGAATTTAGAAGACGTAGGCCCCAAGGTTGCTAACAGTGTATTTACCTTTTTCCAGAACGATGACAACATTAAAATGTTGCAGGAACTGGAAGGTTTAGGTCTGCAGTTAGTAAATGCCAAGAAGGATTTTGGCAATGGTGGCAACCTGGAAGGACAAACGTTTTTGTTCACTGGTTCAATGGTCAAATTAAAACGCAGTGAGGCTGAAGCGTTAGTAGAAGAGAATGGCGGAAAGATCGTGTCTGGCGTAAGCAGCAAGCTCAATTATTTAGTGGTTGGAGAGGACGCTGGAAGCAAGTTAGAGAAGGCAAAGAAGATTACTTCAATCAAAATAATTACGGAAGATCAATTTTTGAGGATGATTGGCAAAGTTTAG
- a CDS encoding alpha-amylase family glycosyl hydrolase yields MKRMLLLISTMALSMCLRAQLLTYTPLFPAENDAAQNLVITVDANKGNKGLLNYTPNNDVYVHLGVITNLSTTANDWKYVKFSQNFNQPNASLQATYIGNNKWTFTINGSLKSYFGVPAAETIRKIAILFRTGNGSKKQANADNSDMYIPVYNADLAVQLLEPAMQPLFNPQPETQTIPVGAYTFKVAVNKPSSVTLNAGNGTVQTLSVTNEQTFTVNYVTAGLYQVQVTANDGTQTATTNLQLTVGSVTSPVADLPAGVKDGINYDASGTAATLVLHAPGKNIVSLIGDFNNWTPSNNYIMNKTPDGKKFWLRLEGLTAGTEYGFQYQVDNALKIADPYAEKILDPNNDGFISATTYPNLKAYPTGKTTGMVSVLQPGAPAYNWSVTNFSRPDKRGLVIYEVLVRDFIANHDWKTLSDTLSYFKRLGINAIELMPVNEFEGNLSWGYNGFQYFAPDKYYGPANQLKAFIDKCHQNGIAVIMDMVLNHTYGPSPLAQLYWDAANNRPASNNPWYNTVQPHAFGFGEDFNHESADTKYFFGRVLQHWLTEYKIDGYRLDFTKGLTQKVSTSDADMSAYDASRVAILNGYANAVKAVAPDAYMILEHLTANTEEKQLADNGFLLWGNLNDSYMQAAMGYRDRWNFDWGIHSVRGWTQPHLVTYMESHDEERVTYKSIKYGNAVSGYSIKDTATALKRMELDAAFLLTIPGPKMIWQFGELGYDFSRCYLSSNNDESGNCDKKLDPKPIRWDYKNEPRRQSVYNIYSGLNALRFHAWYKELFQSGTITQNFSDAFKWLKVASGDTSMLVVVGNFDVTTTSSTVTFPTAGTWYDYFGNTTFTSTGTAQTISLQPGEYHVYVNRNVNNISVTPVVNIPTSGTTLEAKVFPNPVHTNYVVELYVPQSGTTSIDLLNLSGQQLGTLQQKFLIKGKHQLSFNRSGLPAASGTYYIRIYTSAAQKIIPITLQ; encoded by the coding sequence ATGAAGAGAATGCTGCTGCTTATAAGCACCATGGCCCTATCTATGTGCTTACGTGCCCAACTGCTGACCTATACCCCCCTGTTCCCTGCAGAAAATGACGCTGCTCAAAACCTCGTTATAACCGTGGATGCCAATAAGGGAAACAAAGGATTATTGAATTATACCCCCAATAACGATGTCTATGTACACTTAGGGGTGATTACCAATCTCAGCACAACAGCTAACGATTGGAAGTATGTGAAGTTCAGCCAAAATTTCAACCAGCCCAACGCATCCCTGCAAGCCACTTACATCGGTAATAATAAATGGACGTTTACCATCAACGGTAGCTTGAAAAGCTATTTTGGTGTGCCGGCGGCAGAAACCATCCGCAAAATTGCCATTCTGTTCCGTACGGGCAATGGTTCTAAAAAACAGGCTAATGCCGATAACAGCGACATGTACATTCCGGTATATAACGCTGATTTAGCCGTGCAACTGCTGGAGCCGGCTATGCAACCTCTATTCAATCCACAACCGGAAACCCAAACCATTCCGGTGGGTGCGTATACATTTAAAGTAGCAGTGAATAAACCTTCCAGCGTAACACTGAACGCTGGTAATGGCACAGTGCAAACGCTATCGGTTACTAACGAGCAAACCTTTACCGTTAACTATGTTACGGCTGGTTTGTACCAGGTACAAGTAACGGCTAACGATGGTACACAAACCGCTACTACTAATCTGCAGTTAACGGTGGGTAGCGTAACCTCGCCAGTGGCCGATCTGCCTGCTGGTGTTAAGGATGGTATTAACTATGATGCAAGCGGCACCGCTGCCACATTGGTGTTGCATGCCCCGGGAAAAAACATTGTCAGTCTGATTGGTGATTTCAATAACTGGACACCCAGCAACAACTACATCATGAATAAAACACCCGATGGCAAGAAGTTTTGGCTACGACTGGAGGGACTTACTGCAGGTACTGAATACGGCTTTCAATACCAGGTAGATAATGCCTTAAAGATTGCCGATCCTTATGCAGAAAAGATACTGGATCCAAATAACGATGGTTTTATTTCTGCTACTACTTATCCTAATCTGAAAGCCTATCCAACTGGCAAAACAACCGGAATGGTTAGTGTACTTCAGCCCGGTGCACCAGCGTATAATTGGAGTGTTACTAACTTCTCTCGGCCGGATAAACGCGGCTTGGTGATCTATGAAGTGTTGGTGCGTGATTTTATTGCCAACCACGACTGGAAAACACTTTCCGACACCCTAAGCTATTTCAAACGCCTTGGTATAAACGCTATTGAGTTGATGCCGGTAAATGAGTTTGAAGGCAACCTTAGCTGGGGCTACAATGGTTTCCAATACTTTGCTCCTGATAAATACTATGGTCCGGCCAATCAGCTCAAGGCCTTTATTGATAAGTGCCACCAAAACGGCATTGCTGTTATCATGGATATGGTGTTGAACCATACCTATGGTCCTTCACCGTTAGCCCAGTTGTATTGGGATGCAGCTAACAACCGTCCTGCCAGTAATAATCCCTGGTACAACACAGTACAGCCACACGCCTTTGGCTTTGGTGAAGACTTTAATCATGAAAGCGCCGATACCAAATACTTCTTTGGCCGCGTGTTGCAACACTGGCTCACCGAATATAAAATAGATGGCTACCGCCTGGATTTTACCAAGGGACTTACACAAAAGGTTTCTACCAGTGACGCAGACATGTCTGCCTACGACGCTAGCCGGGTGGCTATATTGAATGGTTATGCCAATGCCGTAAAAGCAGTAGCTCCCGATGCCTATATGATATTGGAGCACCTAACGGCTAACACAGAAGAAAAGCAGCTGGCCGATAATGGCTTCCTGCTTTGGGGTAATTTAAACGATAGCTACATGCAGGCAGCTATGGGCTACCGCGACCGCTGGAATTTTGATTGGGGTATCCACAGCGTACGTGGTTGGACACAACCGCACCTCGTTACCTATATGGAAAGTCACGATGAAGAGCGTGTAACGTATAAGAGTATCAAATATGGGAATGCTGTTAGTGGCTATTCCATTAAGGATACAGCTACTGCCTTAAAACGCATGGAGTTGGATGCTGCCTTTCTGTTAACCATCCCCGGTCCTAAGATGATCTGGCAGTTTGGCGAGCTGGGTTACGACTTCTCCCGTTGTTACTTATCCAGCAATAACGATGAAAGCGGCAACTGTGATAAAAAATTAGATCCCAAGCCCATTCGCTGGGATTATAAAAACGAGCCTCGTCGCCAAAGCGTATATAATATATATAGTGGTTTAAATGCCCTGCGCTTTCACGCTTGGTATAAGGAGTTGTTTCAAAGCGGCACTATTACACAAAACTTTAGCGATGCCTTTAAATGGTTGAAAGTGGCCAGTGGCGATACATCTATGCTGGTAGTGGTGGGCAACTTTGATGTAACAACCACCAGTAGCACCGTAACCTTCCCAACGGCCGGTACCTGGTACGACTATTTTGGTAACACCACCTTTACGTCTACAGGAACAGCGCAAACCATTAGTTTACAACCCGGTGAATACCATGTGTATGTCAACCGCAATGTCAACAACATTTCCGTAACGCCGGTAGTAAACATTCCTACCAGCGGTACCACATTGGAAGCCAAAGTATTTCCCAACCCTGTTCATACTAACTATGTAGTGGAGCTATATGTACCCCAAAGTGGCACCACCAGCATTGATTTGTTGAACCTTTCTGGTCAACAACTGGGAACGCTACAACAAAAGTTTCTGATAAAAGGCAAACACCAGCTGTCGTTTAACCGAAGTGGTTTACCTGCTGCGTCCGGTACTTACTATATCAGGATCTATACAAGCGCCGCACAAAAAATAATACCGATCACTTTACAATAA